A DNA window from Thermosynechococcaceae cyanobacterium Okahandja contains the following coding sequences:
- a CDS encoding Uma2 family endonuclease, which produces MIALHLRPALHLTDELFEQLCRQNPDLRLERTAQGDLIAMPPAGSESSRQNLSLSAQLWQWNQQAKLGVAFDSSAGFTLPNGAIRSPDAAWIEQSRWDAITPDQRRKFAPICPDFVLELKSPTDDWAVLQARLEEYMDNGAQLGWLIDPDDQKVYCYRPGQAVQVCDRPDTLAGDPVLPNFAMDFTLIWS; this is translated from the coding sequence ATGATTGCCCTCCACCTCCGACCCGCCCTGCACCTCACCGATGAACTCTTTGAGCAGCTTTGTCGGCAAAACCCTGACCTGCGCTTGGAACGTACCGCCCAAGGAGACCTCATCGCCATGCCTCCTGCCGGAAGTGAAAGTAGCCGTCAAAATTTGAGCCTCAGCGCCCAGCTCTGGCAATGGAATCAACAAGCTAAACTCGGTGTGGCCTTCGACTCCTCCGCCGGATTTACCCTCCCCAATGGCGCAATTCGCTCCCCCGATGCCGCCTGGATTGAACAATCCCGCTGGGATGCCATCACCCCCGACCAACGGCGCAAATTTGCCCCTATCTGCCCCGATTTTGTCCTCGAACTCAAATCCCCCACCGATGACTGGGCTGTCCTCCAGGCTAGGCTAGAGGAATATATGGACAATGGCGCACAATTGGGTTGGTTAATTGATCCAGATGACCAAAAAGTCTATTGCTACCGTCCGGGGCAGGCTGTGCAAGTGTGCGATCGCCCTGACACCCTTGCTGGCGATCCCGTTCTTCCCAACTTTGCCATGGACTTCACGCTGATTTGGAGTTAG
- a CDS encoding Uma2 family endonuclease: MIALHLRPTLHLTDELFEQLCRQNPDLRLERTAQGDLIAMPPAGSESGYRNADLLGQLWQWNRQMRLGVVFDSSTGFTLPNGAIRSPDAAWIEQSRWDALTPDQRRKFAPICPDFVLELKSPTDDWAVLRAKLQEYIDNGAQLGWLINPETRQVEVYRPGQPPQQLEQPSTLSGELVLSGFVMDLTLIWE, encoded by the coding sequence ATGATCGCTCTCCACCTGCGTCCCACCCTGCACCTCACCGATGAACTCTTTGAGCAGCTTTGTCGGCAAAATCCTGACTTGCGCTTGGAACGTACCGCCCAAGGAGACCTTATCGCGATGCCCCCTGCCGGAAGTGAGAGTGGATATCGAAATGCCGATCTGCTCGGTCAACTCTGGCAGTGGAATCGTCAAATGCGCCTGGGCGTAGTCTTCGACTCCTCAACGGGCTTTACCCTACCCAACGGAGCCATTCGCTCCCCCGATGCCGCCTGGATTGAACAATCCCGCTGGGATGCCCTCACCCCCGACCAACGGCGTAAATTTGCCCCTATCTGCCCCGATTTTGTCCTCGAACTCAAATCCCCCACCGACGACTGGGCTGTCCTCCGGGCTAAGTTGCAAGAGTATATCGACAATGGCGCCCAACTGGGCTGGCTGATCAATCCAGAAACCCGGCAGGTCGAGGTCTATCGCCCTGGACAACCACCCCAACAGCTAGAGCAACCCAGTACCCTTTCTGGTGAGCTAGTTTTATCCGGCTTTGTAATGGACTTAACGTTAATTTGGGAATAG
- a CDS encoding Swt1 family HEPN domain-containing protein, giving the protein MAISNHERVGRALKLLHDGLYPYFEREMTATYTQQWPLRAAAYFNKDSIAVQTSLKTDLYDFLKFMWSEWNDVFRKTLGKVERSLLSECQDIRNAWAHTSTFTTDDAYRALDTIGRLLTAISAPEAAEVERQKQELLRIRFEEQARNVTRRSTVAPTEGQPQAGLKPWREIATPHPDVASGNFQQAEFAADLWQVYLDEGSDEYRDPTEFFRRTYLTDGLQQLLRNALLRLSGQGGDPVIELQTNFGGGKTHAMLALYHLCNAWEIADLPGMESLFQAIAMNRPPQNVNVAVLVGNKLQPSGIVSYRPEHTSQNRPRINTLWGELAWQLGGAEGYELVRQADETSTNPGDALKVLFNRFSPCLILIDEWVAYARQLHEQPDLAGGSFDTQFTFAQTLSESAKNAKDTLLVVSIPSSDIEIGGDRGKEALDRLKNAIGRVESPWRPASAEESFEIVRRRLFQPLTDPSLLVQRDAVVKAFAQMYRSQSQEFPSECKESDYERRLKAAYPIHPELFDRLYTDWSTLDKFQRTRGVLRLMAKVIHSLWERNDQSLLILPAHIPIDDLQVQSELTRYLENNWLPVIDKDVDGTNSLPLTLDRQNPNLGRYSACRRVARTIYMGSAPTLQAANRGIDDRRIKLGCVQPGESPAIFGDALRRLTDQATYLYVDESKRYWISTQPNLNRTAQERAEQILGNRDPVWQEIINRLKADKHRGEFNAVHIAPNSTADIPDDATLGVRLVVLHPQHPHSKGTPDSPARQWAEDALNHKGSGPRYYKNTLLFLAADKAKIENLERNTAQYLAWKGIVAEKEALNLDVFQSNQATAKLKQSDQDVDAILRDTYQWLLIPTQPEAQGGIEWKETRLQGQDSPVLQASRKATHEGDLLPVYSGTNLRRDALDPYLWRDRNHIDLKQLWEYLTQYLYLPRLKNADVLLQAVRESVARTDWADSFAYAEGFDENTGQYLGLQAGTGINPSMSANSLLVKPEVAQKRFDEEARKEKGEERKEKGEHPPLPPHSSPLTTSSPTPILRRFYGNVEIDAMRINRDVPTIANEVIQHLNALNGATVKITLEIEAEIPEGIPDDVVRTVMENCRTLKFNSHSFEQT; this is encoded by the coding sequence ATGGCGATTAGCAACCACGAACGAGTCGGACGCGCCCTCAAACTCCTCCATGACGGGTTGTATCCCTATTTCGAGCGGGAAATGACTGCCACCTACACCCAGCAGTGGCCATTACGGGCTGCGGCCTATTTCAACAAAGACAGCATTGCGGTTCAGACCAGCCTCAAGACCGATCTCTACGACTTCCTCAAGTTTATGTGGAGCGAGTGGAACGATGTATTTCGCAAAACCCTCGGCAAAGTTGAACGCAGTTTGCTCTCCGAATGTCAGGATATTCGCAACGCCTGGGCACACACCTCCACCTTCACCACTGACGATGCCTACCGTGCCCTGGATACCATTGGCCGTCTTCTCACTGCGATTTCTGCGCCTGAAGCGGCCGAGGTGGAACGACAAAAGCAAGAACTCCTCCGCATTCGCTTTGAAGAACAAGCCCGCAATGTCACGCGACGCAGTACCGTTGCTCCCACCGAGGGCCAACCCCAAGCAGGACTCAAACCCTGGCGGGAAATTGCCACTCCCCACCCGGATGTGGCGTCTGGCAACTTCCAACAGGCCGAATTTGCCGCTGACCTCTGGCAGGTTTACCTAGACGAAGGCTCCGACGAATACCGCGACCCTACCGAGTTCTTTCGCCGCACCTACCTCACCGATGGGCTGCAACAACTGCTGAGAAACGCTCTCCTGCGGCTGAGTGGTCAAGGGGGCGATCCGGTAATTGAGCTACAAACGAACTTCGGTGGTGGTAAAACCCACGCCATGCTCGCCCTCTATCATCTGTGCAACGCTTGGGAAATTGCTGACCTGCCGGGAATGGAATCGCTCTTCCAGGCGATCGCCATGAACCGGCCACCCCAAAATGTGAACGTTGCTGTCCTTGTGGGCAATAAACTCCAGCCCAGCGGCATTGTTTCCTACAGGCCGGAACACACCAGTCAAAACCGTCCCCGGATCAACACCCTCTGGGGCGAACTGGCTTGGCAACTGGGCGGCGCAGAGGGCTATGAACTGGTGCGGCAGGCGGATGAAACCTCCACCAACCCCGGTGATGCCCTCAAGGTGCTGTTTAATCGCTTCTCCCCCTGCCTGATCCTAATCGATGAATGGGTCGCCTATGCGCGGCAGTTGCACGAGCAGCCCGATCTGGCGGGGGGCAGTTTTGATACCCAGTTCACCTTTGCCCAAACCCTAAGTGAGTCCGCCAAAAATGCCAAAGATACCCTGCTGGTGGTGAGTATTCCCTCATCGGATATTGAAATCGGGGGCGATCGCGGTAAAGAAGCCCTAGACCGACTCAAAAACGCCATTGGTCGCGTCGAATCTCCCTGGCGACCGGCCAGCGCCGAAGAAAGCTTTGAAATCGTGCGGCGGCGGCTGTTTCAGCCCCTCACGGATCCCAGCTTATTGGTGCAGCGGGATGCCGTTGTCAAAGCTTTCGCGCAGATGTATCGCAGCCAGAGCCAGGAATTTCCCAGCGAGTGCAAAGAAAGCGACTACGAGCGTCGCCTGAAAGCGGCCTATCCCATCCATCCGGAATTGTTCGATCGCCTCTATACCGACTGGTCCACCCTCGATAAATTCCAGCGCACCCGCGGCGTCCTGCGCCTGATGGCCAAAGTTATCCACTCCCTTTGGGAGCGCAATGACCAAAGCCTGCTGATCTTGCCCGCCCATATTCCCATCGATGATCTGCAAGTGCAGTCGGAACTGACGCGCTACCTGGAGAATAACTGGCTGCCCGTGATCGACAAAGACGTCGATGGCACTAATTCGCTGCCCCTCACCCTCGATCGCCAAAATCCAAACCTAGGGCGTTATTCCGCCTGTCGCCGCGTGGCTCGCACCATCTATATGGGATCTGCCCCCACCCTGCAGGCGGCTAACCGGGGCATCGACGATCGCCGCATTAAACTCGGCTGCGTACAACCGGGCGAAAGCCCCGCCATTTTTGGCGATGCCCTGCGCCGACTTACCGATCAGGCCACCTACCTCTATGTTGATGAGAGCAAACGCTACTGGATCTCCACCCAGCCCAACCTCAACCGCACTGCTCAAGAACGAGCCGAGCAAATTTTGGGCAACCGCGACCCCGTCTGGCAAGAAATCATCAACCGCCTTAAAGCCGACAAACATCGCGGCGAATTCAATGCCGTCCATATTGCCCCCAACTCCACCGCCGACATTCCCGATGACGCTACCCTAGGCGTACGGCTGGTGGTACTGCATCCCCAACATCCCCATAGCAAAGGCACACCAGACAGCCCCGCCCGCCAGTGGGCTGAGGATGCCCTCAATCACAAAGGGAGTGGTCCCCGCTACTACAAAAACACGCTGCTATTCTTAGCGGCTGACAAAGCCAAAATTGAAAACCTAGAACGCAATACGGCTCAGTACCTCGCTTGGAAAGGCATCGTCGCGGAGAAAGAAGCCCTCAACCTCGATGTTTTCCAGAGCAACCAAGCCACCGCCAAGCTCAAGCAGTCTGACCAAGATGTGGACGCTATCCTGCGCGACACCTACCAATGGCTGTTGATTCCCACCCAACCTGAAGCTCAGGGTGGCATTGAGTGGAAAGAAACCCGCCTGCAGGGGCAAGATTCCCCCGTCCTGCAAGCGAGCCGCAAGGCCACCCACGAAGGCGACTTACTCCCCGTCTATTCCGGCACTAACCTGCGGCGGGATGCCCTCGACCCCTACCTGTGGCGCGATCGCAACCATATTGATCTCAAGCAACTTTGGGAATACCTCACCCAATACCTTTATCTACCTCGCCTCAAGAATGCCGATGTGCTGCTGCAAGCCGTGCGCGAGAGCGTCGCCCGAACCGATTGGGCCGACAGCTTTGCCTATGCCGAAGGCTTTGATGAGAACACAGGGCAATATCTCGGCCTCCAAGCAGGTACAGGCATCAACCCCAGTATGAGCGCCAATAGCCTGCTGGTGAAGCCAGAGGTTGCTCAGAAACGGTTTGACGAAGAAGCAAGAAAAGAGAAAGGAGAAGAGAGGAAAGAAAAAGGAGAACATCCCCCCCTCCCTCCTCACTCCTCTCCCCTCACTACTTCCTCCCCTACTCCTATCCTCCGTAGATTTTATGGAAATGTGGAAATTGATGCGATGCGGATTAACCGCGATGTGCCCACGATCGCCAACGAGGTGATTCAGCATCTCAATGCGTTGAATGGCGCAACGGTCAAAATTACGCTGGAGATTGAAGCCGAAATTCCTGAGGGCATCCCTGATGATGTTGTCCGGACGGTGATGGAGAATTGCCGGACGCTCAAGTTTAATAGTCACTCTTTTGAGCAGACCTGA
- a CDS encoding RRXRR domain-containing protein, with protein sequence MLRVPVLSPDGKPLMPTKPSRARRWIRDGLAVGKWSDLGVFYVQLIRKPSGKKIQPIAVGIDPGKLYSGIGVQSSKATLFLAHLVLPFQTVKDRMEQRRMMRRGRRINRKVAYAERAHRQKRFNNRRQNKLPPSIRANRQLEFRVVSEICKIFPVSKIVYEYVKAEGSKSFSPVMAGQRVMLGWLAALAPVETQVWNTANLRKQLGLAKSNDKAVQTPESHAVDGLTLACSEFVKYEPFRRATTHGHRWRGSVQLTSAVFKGIRRPPICRRQLHLMLPAKGGVRRKYGGTTTRHGVRKGDFVRYPRMRGQGATEKAGRAYIGWVSGDTQRQISVSDANWKKLGQFTASKSLSDCP encoded by the coding sequence ATGCTACGCGTTCCAGTTCTATCTCCTGACGGAAAACCGTTAATGCCAACCAAGCCGAGCCGCGCCCGTCGCTGGATTCGAGATGGTTTGGCCGTAGGAAAGTGGTCAGATTTGGGCGTGTTCTACGTTCAACTAATTCGGAAACCTTCTGGGAAAAAAATCCAACCGATTGCGGTGGGCATCGACCCTGGAAAGCTGTATTCCGGTATTGGAGTGCAATCCTCCAAGGCAACTTTATTTTTGGCTCACCTAGTGTTGCCATTCCAAACGGTTAAAGACCGCATGGAACAACGCCGGATGATGCGACGTGGGAGGAGAATCAACCGCAAGGTTGCCTACGCCGAGCGCGCCCACAGACAGAAACGGTTTAATAACCGTAGGCAAAACAAACTACCGCCTAGTATTCGAGCCAATCGACAACTTGAATTCAGGGTTGTGAGTGAGATTTGCAAAATCTTTCCAGTGAGCAAGATTGTCTATGAGTACGTAAAGGCAGAGGGGTCAAAATCCTTTTCTCCTGTAATGGCGGGTCAACGCGTCATGCTGGGCTGGTTGGCAGCACTAGCGCCGGTTGAGACTCAAGTTTGGAACACCGCTAACCTCAGGAAGCAGTTAGGGTTAGCCAAGTCGAACGATAAGGCAGTACAAACACCTGAGAGCCATGCCGTGGATGGGCTAACTCTGGCGTGTTCTGAGTTCGTCAAATACGAACCGTTCCGCAGAGCCACTACGCACGGTCATCGGTGGAGAGGATCGGTGCAGTTAACGTCTGCGGTTTTCAAAGGGATTCGCAGACCTCCCATTTGTCGTCGGCAGTTGCATTTAATGCTTCCAGCCAAAGGTGGGGTGCGTCGTAAGTATGGGGGCACCACTACACGGCATGGTGTCCGGAAGGGGGATTTTGTTCGGTACCCCCGCATGCGGGGGCAGGGGGCTACAGAAAAGGCAGGGCGAGCTTATATCGGCTGGGTGAGTGGGGATACTCAAAGGCAGATTTCTGTGAGCGATGCGAACTGGAAGAAACTAGGGCAATTTACTGCTTCTAAAAGTCTGTCTGATTGTCCGTAG
- a CDS encoding response regulator transcription factor — protein MKILLVEDDSRITKAVAEALIDQHYVVEVADDGELGFTFAETGVFDLIILDLMLPKLDGIRLCKKLRQNGNKTPVLMLTSRDTTMDKVLGLDAGADDYLTKPFDLQEFLARVRALLRRGNVTFSPILEWGELILDTNECRVTYRNSPLTLTPKEYALLELFLRNGSHVLSRSVILDRLWTFDDIPREETVKVHLRSLRQKLKDAGAPPNLIETVYGLGYRLNPNL, from the coding sequence ATGAAAATTCTGCTGGTAGAGGATGATTCGCGTATTACGAAAGCAGTTGCAGAGGCGTTAATCGATCAGCACTATGTTGTAGAAGTAGCCGATGATGGTGAGCTTGGGTTTACATTTGCTGAGACAGGTGTGTTTGACTTAATTATTTTAGATTTAATGTTACCAAAACTAGATGGGATTAGACTCTGTAAAAAACTGCGGCAAAATGGGAACAAGACTCCAGTTCTAATGCTGACCTCACGTGATACAACTATGGACAAAGTGTTAGGTCTAGACGCTGGGGCTGATGATTACCTCACTAAGCCGTTCGACCTCCAAGAATTTTTAGCAAGAGTCCGAGCACTTCTACGGCGTGGTAATGTTACCTTTTCACCAATTTTGGAGTGGGGGGAATTGATATTGGACACGAATGAGTGCCGAGTGACATACCGTAATTCTCCCTTGACGTTGACCCCCAAAGAATATGCATTGCTAGAACTATTCCTGCGCAATGGAAGTCATGTTCTTAGCCGTAGCGTAATTTTGGATCGTCTATGGACATTCGACGATATACCTAGAGAAGAAACTGTTAAAGTTCATCTAAGAAGCTTGCGTCAAAAACTCAAAGATGCAGGTGCACCACCTAATCTGATTGAGACTGTCTATGGCTTGGGATACCGACTTAACCCCAATCTTTAA
- a CDS encoding ATP-binding protein, which yields MQRLFTNLLTNALKYTPSGGTVIVSAQRLDNGALVTIQDTGIGIAPEDLPYIFDRFWRSDQSRSQYKDGSGLGLAIAKTIAQRHQGDITVQSKLGQGSSFYVKLPLAARNVAL from the coding sequence CTGCAGCGGTTATTTACAAATCTCCTAACCAATGCCTTGAAGTACACACCATCAGGCGGAACTGTAATTGTGTCAGCGCAGCGACTCGATAATGGTGCCCTTGTCACGATTCAGGATACAGGTATTGGAATAGCTCCTGAAGACTTACCGTATATTTTTGACCGGTTTTGGCGGTCTGACCAATCTCGTAGCCAGTATAAGGACGGTTCTGGGCTAGGACTAGCGATCGCCAAAACAATTGCTCAACGCCATCAAGGTGATATCACCGTGCAAAGCAAACTAGGGCAAGGAAGCAGCTTCTACGTCAAGCTCCCACTGGCAGCACGCAATGTCGCTCTTTAG
- a CDS encoding Fe2+-dependent dioxygenase — MILCIDNVLTTDELKQVHDILADAEFVDGKLTVGTYAKVVKENYQLKGDTEAANQARVIIDQALQRNSLFQATIRPKSVRPFLFSRYEAGMFYGIHTDNALMGDDILTRSDVSITLFLSAPNTYKGGELVIDTSLGEQFFKLSAGSMIVYPSIFLHRVAEVTEGVRLAAVSWVQSIIRDPYEREMLFELDTVRRSIFEKYGKTIEFDLLCKLHANLLRKWAEV; from the coding sequence ATGATTTTATGCATTGACAATGTGCTTACAACTGATGAACTAAAGCAAGTTCATGACATTTTAGCAGATGCAGAATTTGTAGACGGCAAACTAACTGTCGGCACCTACGCTAAGGTAGTCAAAGAAAATTATCAACTAAAAGGTGATACTGAGGCAGCGAATCAGGCTAGAGTAATCATCGATCAAGCGCTGCAACGCAATTCCCTTTTTCAAGCAACAATCCGTCCTAAATCAGTTCGTCCTTTCTTATTCAGCCGCTATGAAGCAGGAATGTTTTATGGGATACATACTGATAATGCGCTGATGGGAGATGACATATTGACTCGTTCTGATGTGTCTATAACCCTTTTTCTCAGTGCTCCGAATACCTATAAGGGGGGTGAACTAGTAATTGACACTAGCCTAGGAGAGCAGTTCTTTAAACTTTCGGCAGGTTCAATGATTGTCTATCCATCTATATTTCTGCATCGTGTAGCAGAGGTAACCGAGGGGGTTCGACTAGCAGCAGTGAGTTGGGTACAGAGCATTATTCGAGATCCCTATGAACGCGAAATGCTATTTGAACTCGATACTGTTCGACGTTCAATATTTGAAAAGTACGGCAAAACCATAGAATTTGATTTGCTATGTAAGCTTCATGCGAACTTGCTGCGAAAGTGGGCGGAAGTTTAA
- a CDS encoding PepSY domain-containing protein gives MNLRRLHRKTALIFTVPLLLTALTGISYRIGRSWFGLTDEFGELMMILHEGRFLGKPMVPVYVLLLGLGLLSITISGIALVKRRKKTAISKSGNLNARRLHQFIAPFAALPFFITSFTGIFYRLGKDWLGLSNEQASFLLKIHQGSYLGSTLRPIYVLFLGVTLITMLLTGIKISGVSRRHSSQGMKSNYSNLHN, from the coding sequence ATGAATCTACGAAGATTACACCGGAAAACTGCATTGATTTTCACTGTTCCTTTACTACTCACAGCATTGACAGGCATTTCATACCGAATTGGCAGAAGTTGGTTTGGTCTGACTGATGAGTTTGGGGAGTTAATGATGATCCTCCATGAGGGTCGTTTTCTGGGTAAGCCAATGGTTCCAGTTTATGTCCTTTTGCTTGGTCTAGGGCTACTGAGTATTACCATTAGTGGCATTGCTTTAGTAAAGCGGCGAAAAAAAACTGCAATATCTAAATCCGGCAATCTAAATGCACGGCGGCTACATCAATTTATTGCTCCGTTTGCAGCTCTACCCTTTTTTATCACTTCATTTACGGGCATTTTTTACCGTCTTGGTAAAGATTGGTTGGGTTTATCGAATGAACAGGCGAGTTTTCTCCTAAAAATTCATCAGGGATCGTATCTTGGCTCAACACTCAGACCTATTTATGTCCTTTTCCTTGGAGTTACCCTAATTACAATGTTATTAACAGGAATTAAAATATCAGGTGTTTCTCGCAGACATTCTTCCCAAGGAATGAAAAGTAACTACAGCAATTTACATAACTAA
- a CDS encoding DinB family protein, whose protein sequence is MRVEQAKDMALYNQWMNERLYSLCASLSEAERRKDRGVFFKSIHGTLNHLLLADKIWLGRFLSHPFQVQSLDQELYQNFEELAQARKDTDDTILRWVNSLTDEILAGHLHYTSIVNPKPRRYEYWLAVTHFFNHQTHHRGQLTALLSQCGKDYGVTDLIWLPQVVDRNAT, encoded by the coding sequence ATGCGCGTTGAGCAGGCCAAGGATATGGCTCTATACAACCAATGGATGAATGAACGCCTTTATTCCCTGTGCGCCAGTTTATCTGAGGCCGAAAGGCGAAAAGATAGGGGAGTATTTTTTAAGTCTATTCATGGAACCCTGAACCATCTATTGCTTGCCGATAAAATTTGGCTGGGCAGATTCCTCAGTCACCCTTTTCAGGTTCAGTCATTGGATCAGGAGCTTTATCAAAATTTTGAGGAGCTAGCACAGGCTAGGAAAGACACTGACGATACTATTCTCAGATGGGTCAATTCCTTAACAGATGAGATACTGGCAGGGCATTTGCACTACACCAGTATTGTGAATCCCAAGCCGCGAAGGTATGAATATTGGTTAGCCGTCACTCACTTTTTTAATCACCAGACGCACCATCGTGGCCAATTAACCGCATTGTTAAGCCAGTGTGGCAAAGACTACGGCGTAACGGATTTGATATGGTTGCCACAGGTTGTTGATCGCAATGCTACCTAG